TTTCTCAAGAGTACTATTTGCAAATTGAACCCCATCAAATCCTTCTTGATTAATTCGAGCAAAAATGTACATTGCACCATCTGGAACTACAAAATCTAGTCCCATCTTCGATGCTTTTTCAGACAACATATCTAGTCTATTTTGGACTGTATTAGAATTGTTGGTTGTGTCTGCCTCTAGGGCTTTCATGGCAATGTATTGGATGGGTTCAGACACATTTGTCAGGCATAATGCCTCTAATTTTGCCATTTTTTCAATAATTTCAGTATCTGCTATGGCATACCCAATTCTAAAGCCTGTCATTGCATGGGATTTTGAAAATGATTGAGTAACGATACTTTTCTTATAACTATATGATAGAATACTTTTCCAGCTAGTTTTTGCATATTGGGAATAGATTTCATCACTTAGCACATACAGATCATTTTGTCTGGCCAATTCAACAATTTTGTCTTGTAGTTTTTCAGAAAGTATTTTGCCAGTTGGATTATTCGGATAATTTAGAACAATCATCTTTGTGTTTGAATTAATTGTATTTTTGATCTGCTCTAATGATGGTTCCCATTTTTCTTCTAGAGTTGTATTGATGGTCCTTACTTTGATTCCTGCATTTAGTGCACAATCTTTGTATGCAGGCCATGCAGGTTCAATCACTATTATTTCATCACCTGGATTAAGAAGTGTTGTAATTGCAGTAAAGATTGAAAATCTGGCACCCGGACTGACAATTATGTTATCTTCAGTTATATTTGCGTTAAATTTTTTAGAAACATATTTTGCAAGTGCATCTCTGAATATTGGCATCCCTCTTGCTTGACCATATTTTAAAAATCCTTTATCAAAAACTTCTTCCAACGCATTTTTCACAATAACTGGTGGCAAAAAGTCTGGCTCTCCAACTTCCATATGGATTATTTTTTTTCCTTGTTGTTCCATTGATTTTGCTTTTAGGAAAATAGAGAGGTGTGTTTGTTTATTGTTTGATTGAACTTTCACTGATTCATTTAATAGGAAATTAAAAAATTTTGTCGCAATAGTCTCATCTAGTCCAATTTCATTGCATAATGAAATTACTTTTCCACGTAAATTATCTTCTCTGACTTCATCTGTCACTCCTTTCCCAATATTTTTTTTGACTTCGCCGATTTCTTTTGCAATATCTGTTCTAGTTTTTAGCAACTTTATCATTTCAAGTGTAACTTCATCCATCCTGTTTCGAAGATCATTGATATCTGACATTTTCTTACAAAACAGGTCTGATTGTACCTGCAAGTAGTGCATGATCTGCGATCGTCAAGGAAACAAGTGAGTCCACTACAGGTGGGGCTCTAGGAACTACACATGGATCGTGTCTTCCTTTTACTTGAAGGGTTGTTTCTTTTTTTGTCTTGATGTCAACTGTACTTTGTTTTTGTGCAATTGATGATGCGGGCTTGAATGCAATTCTCATAGTTATTGGCATTCCATTTGAAATTCCGCCAAGAATTCCTCCTGAATTA
This genomic window from Nitrosopumilus ureiphilus contains:
- a CDS encoding aminotransferase class I/II-fold pyridoxal phosphate-dependent enzyme, giving the protein MSDINDLRNRMDEVTLEMIKLLKTRTDIAKEIGEVKKNIGKGVTDEVREDNLRGKVISLCNEIGLDETIATKFFNFLLNESVKVQSNNKQTHLSIFLKAKSMEQQGKKIIHMEVGEPDFLPPVIVKNALEEVFDKGFLKYGQARGMPIFRDALAKYVSKKFNANITEDNIIVSPGARFSIFTAITTLLNPGDEIIVIEPAWPAYKDCALNAGIKVRTINTTLEEKWEPSLEQIKNTINSNTKMIVLNYPNNPTGKILSEKLQDKIVELARQNDLYVLSDEIYSQYAKTSWKSILSYSYKKSIVTQSFSKSHAMTGFRIGYAIADTEIIEKMAKLEALCLTNVSEPIQYIAMKALEADTTNNSNTVQNRLDMLSEKASKMGLDFVVPDGAMYIFARINQEGFDGVQFANSTLEKGLAIAPGEGFGNYKNFIRISACQDEKTLIEGMNILGNIMSEEQ